The Toxotes jaculatrix isolate fToxJac2 chromosome 17, fToxJac2.pri, whole genome shotgun sequence genomic interval TACAGATGATGTTACAGTTAAAAGGTTGTGTGTTTCCACCTCAGGTTAGAGGTTAGTCTGGCTTcaacaagatgttggaaactttcctttgagGTTCTGATCCATAGCAACATGACTGTGTCACATCAGATTTACTCCCTGGGACACTGTGGTTGCAAATGAGGGTTTGACAGCATAATACTGAAGCAAGACTTTATGAAGGACAAAAATATAAGaacattctgatgtttgatgtgaacattaactgaagctcctgacctgtatctgatTGATTTTATTGATTGCACTGCTGCcgcatgattggctgattggatcattgcatgaataagcaggtgcaGGTCTTCTAATACAAgtacttgtgtatgtgtatatgtgtgggcACCTGTGCATGTAGTGCGTGGGGAAGCCAGTTGTTATGGcaacagaggaggagtgggagagtGCCAGACAGGAGTGAAGAAGTTCATCCTGGACGGCTAAAGCTTTGATCCCTCGTTGACCTGGTGACAGAAAGTGACAAGTTAATATTCACTATATGCAATTTGCCAACTTGGTACTGACTCCAAGGGGAGGAAGGGCGGCTTGGTGTCTGCCCACAACTCACAGGACCGTGTGTGTCATGGTAACTCTTACTGTTGTATGAGCATTGCTTCAGGAGTGGCCCAGTCTGAGCCCAGACCTTAACCCAACAGAGAAGCTTACAGTTATCATAGAACTTGTTTGAGGAGGTTTGGCCTGTTCCTAAATCTGACGGTTCACTAAGTTTTTCCACTAAcacttttttaacatttttaatgattGTTGTTTGTCTTTACATGTGACTTAAATTAAGATCAGgtcacattttatgaccaattaatgcagaaaaagcAGATGGGTCCACTTCCTTTTTCCTGCCACTGTAAGTGAGCCAGTTCAACCAAAGTAAATCAACTtatcactgacatcacagcctAAATGTTAGCACCAAATGTGCACTAAGAATGTTGACAGTGTGCACTTGTTTAGTTTTACTGCTGAAATATAACTCCTTGTCAGATAAAGCTCCAGCACAGCACTTACATATTTTAAGTTAGGAACCAAAGTGAAATCACTTTGTGTATGATCACCTGGGTCCTCTCCAATAATCGTCTCCAACTGTCTGATCCTAGCCACTGCCCTCTGAGACGCCAGGCTGTACAACAAGGGATTGTGGGATACCAGGAAGCAGAGGGGGGTCAGCTCAGGACTAGGTCTGGTGTATGGCAGGTCTGAGGAGTCTGGGATGTCGGTCAGGAACATACATCCTGGTGAGTGACTGAAAGCTAAAGAAGGCtctgaaagacacaaaacacaatgttGGTTAATTAACTGTTAACCATTTTGATTGTGTTTCATTTATATGGGCGTGTTGATATGAACACAAGCAGAAAGATCATCTCAAACTTCGGTCTTGATGTCTCAGCGCTCTCAAACATCCCTGACATCATTTCCTACAACTGCTGTTCTATTGGTTATGAAGTGAATATAGCTCCAGCCAATCATATTGCTCACTATTGCAGAGTATTGCCTCTATAGCAGTCACTCCACAGGCCCAGAAGACAGTGACATCACCAGGCTGCAGCTCTACTGGGTCCCCATAGTCTGGTCTGGACAGGTCCTGTATGCCTAGgaaagctacacacacacacagaatgtacAAACACACGTTCATGAAGTGTATGCCAAGTTTCTGATGTACTGGTGAGTTATGGTTATTATCCTGTATacagaatatgtgtgtgtgtgtgtgtgtgtgtgtgtatacctggGTCTCCTATGTGTACAGGAGCCCCATGTGCTTGTGGAATGAGATAAGTTACCTCCACCGCTGCATTCAGCATAGCAGCTGGAACAGGACGCATAgtgaccactagagggcagctgAACGCTCCTGCAGGAACACAGGGAACTGCAGtctagacacaaacacacacacacatggtgtCCAGATCACACCGCATTCACAGCGTTGTTATACATATAACCATTTGGCAAAGATATACAAgtaaatttgacagaaaaaatgCACAATTCATTCAAACATTTAATGTTATATACACGACACAAATCAACATTTACGTTCATTTTGTAAAGAACACGACTAACAGTGCGTAAAGTAATGCTATATAATGCTTCTGCAAGAACATAGGTATAACACAGCAACCCATTCCTCCTACCTGCAGCTACTGAATGTCCCTTGTTTTTCTTATTACAATAGCACATCAAGGAAGGGGAGAGGAGATGACAAAGGTGTGAGGAAGAGTCTACAGTTCATCTCTGCTTTGTAGATATTTGTACCATACCCTGTACATGCTGACGTTACTGCCCTGCTCCACGTTCCTGACAGGGACTCCAGCTGCCTTCAGTCTGCCCTCAAAGCCAAAACTGCAGCCCAGATAGAAACACACCATGTCTGACCACTGATGGCTGCGATGCACCGCCTGCTGCTCTGATGTGATCCTGGGAGCACGATAAAAGGGACAAATGAGGCCAAATGAGGCAGTCAACAcgtgatttttatttattcctatGGGAAGTTTGCCTTGCAATGAAAAATAACTATTAAATAaaggacttaaaaaaaacaaagtcaagtAAAGTAAATTAATGCAGTGTGTGATCATGACAGGAAATCCATTATGAAGCTTTGATTTGttaaaactcataaaaaaatgtgtgcttaactgtttacaaaaatatgaattttatCCATCTACAACAAAGTGTCCAAAAAGTCTCTTTATATCCTCCACCTCTTATTTTTCCTGATAAAGTTCTCCACTGTTTGTTTGAACCCAGCACTCCATCAGTGAGTCTGTTTATCTTAGTTAAAATACCTCGGTTGATTGGTGTAACTCTGCAGACTGGACACTGTTTTCACCAGTTGACCCTTCTCATACACACAGTACTGAGAAATATCTGTcctaaagacaaagaaagacagaaacacacatccTGAGACATGCTGGGGTTTGTAAAGTGCACACTCAGCAAGAGACTGCCAGCAATTAACAGGAGATCAGAAATAAGAACAGTATGTGACCATCGCCACACTTCTTGAGGTGGATCAGTAGCATGAAAAACAAATTCCGATGTAACATTCATTCACTTCAGAAGTTTTTTAACTCTCAAAGAAGTCATTATATGAATTTAGCCACGTTTAGTTCATTTCAAAAGATAAACTCACTTTTAAAGGTTTCATGTCAGCTCATTTGACCATCTTAGGAAAGGTTCTGATTTATCTACCACACATTTTTAGAAAAAGGTGCTGCTCTAGGCTCTATGGTCAAaatcttcattttttaaaatactgctaCTATATGATACCATACTTTTTCAGAATTACTTTCACATGTGCCCCATTTCTTGCAATGCTTGAAATGCTTAATGCTGAGTTAATGTGAAACCTGCTGcaatttgtttttacagatgTGGAGCAGTCCGATCACTACAGAAAATCATTCATCACAAGAGGGAACAAACATAACCAAAACAAATCCTGAAACAACATGTTGAGTTGTGAGCTGCTTGCTCAGTGAATGGTCAGTGTATGAGAATGCATTACCTTATGTCAGTGTGTCTAGCCAGAGGCAGGCAGGAAGTCTCTTGTGATTGGCTGCGATAAAGGAGTGGCAAGGGGGCGGGATTATGGCGACAGAAGGCTTCGAAGTCATTGGCCAGATGATTGGGCAGGATGATGACATTAGCCTGCTGGTAGCctaatacagacacacaaatacacacattttatgcATGTTAAGGTGATAAACCAAAGTTAAAACAGGGGACTAGAGAACACAGGTTGATTTGCAATCTTTAATAGTGCAAGCAGTTATGCAACAGATCATAGTCAAATGTAGGTGCGTAGAATACGTGTATAATTGTCAATGGATAGCTGGCTGAACAGGATTTATAATCTATTGGAGAATGGATCCAAGGGTAGGAGTTTGCCATAGACAATGCACAAGTGCTACATGCATTATAATCACTACAATAACAAAAGAACATAGAtacatgttaaaatcacaaaagaaagtacaaaagtacaaagtacaaaaaaagttttgtgagTGAGCCAAGCTACAGGTTTGTGTGGTTAATGTGGTCACTGTCTGAATGTTAGACTCTGCACACTTTAGGTGAAGATGGTTTtgtagaggaagaaaaaccaaTCTGCATCATGTGGCTAACAGACAGCTGCTGAACAGTGTCTTTAATGAAAGCTCCAAGATTCAGAGCTCAGAACATTGTCAGATGTGTCTTAAAAGCAGTCAGCTAGTAAACTTACAGCAGTTATCAATAATAACTTTAGACTGCCATGATTGTATTTGAACATTATAAAGTAATGTCAACTATAGTATAGCCAGTAATGCTCTATCTTAATAAATGTGTGCTAAATTGGTTAATTTTTCTGTAGAAAATTAGATTTAGATTTGAAGCTCCTCAACAAGCAGCTGCCTTGTTTGATTTGAGGCTTGTGATGGTAGTTAGTACTTAATTTCTATACAAACAGTTGTAGCCTGTAGTTTATAGAGACTAATCTAaaagtacatttacatttattgaCATCTTGGTAAGAAAAATTCCAATGAGATATTTTCCTCACCAATGAGATATTTTCCTCAAATCATTTAGCCCCAGTGTCACATGCAGCACTGTAGGGGACACACTGGCTCTTACCTTTTGCTAATCCCGTCGTGGTGGTTATTCTGGAATCATTCTGCCTGATTAACAGCCTCAATTCAGCAGGACTCAGACAATTTAAACTAACAGAGTACTCCATCTCAGAACACACGCTGCTGTAAGCAACTCAAACTTGCTGTGGCAGCCACACTGGCTTTTCCAGACCAGATACAGTAATGGGTCACTGGTGCTGGTCAATTATTGTTTGTTTCACAAGGCTTAATATTTGAGCAAAGAAGAACTGGGAGGAGTTAATCTTTGAAAAAATATAGTGGTTCAAGTTGATATAGGAGGCAGTGTGCAAGGTAAAGGGAGACCTATTAAAAGAGAGGAATACAGTAAAGGATGAAAGTATTTGGAAAATAGATTCCAGCACCTGGAATTCCAAGGTGTTAAAGATTGAGTAGAGTCAGTCGTCAAGGCTGAAGATATACAGTGACGACATGTACAGATGTAGGAGCAGGTGGCGTTGCATGAGCTATAAAAGGCCTGTTTGAGAGCTGTGCTCtcgcttacggccataccaccctgaacacgcccgatctcgtctgatctcggaagctaagcagggtcgggcctggttagtacttggatgggagaccgcctgggaataccaggtgctgtaagctttttcacttccctttacaaccagcagagggcgctgtggctgctgctgcttcagagcagacagagattGGATGAACAGCAGCTTGTTGGAGAAGCTTTGGCCATACACAGCCAATATACTCGgctcagcacattttctgctgctgctcacttgtGGCTCGAACAGGAAATACATCAGATTGAAAGGATGTCTCCCAAAGCGCAGGAAACATCACACAACAGCCACGAATCACTCAGAACGCGGTGCCAGCAGTGACTACGTGTACAGATGTAGGAGCAGGTGGCGTTGCATGAGCTATAAAAGGCCTGTTTGAGAGCTGTGCTCtcgcttacggccataccaccctgaacacgcccgatctcgtctgatctcggaagctaagcagggtcgggcctggttagtacttggatgggagaccgcctgggaataccaggtgctgtaagctttttcacttccctttacaaccagcagagggcgctgtggctgctgctgcttcagagcagacagagactgGATGAACAGCAGCTTGTTGGAGAAGCTTTGGCCATACACAGCCAATATACTCGgctcagcacattttctgctgctgctgctcacttgtGGCTCGAACAGGAAATACATCAGATTGAAAGGATGTCTCCCAAAGCGCAGGAAACATCACACAACAGCCACGAATCACTCAGAACGCGGTGCCAGCAGTGACTACGTGTACAGATGTAGGAGCAGGTGGCGTTGCATGAGCTATAAAAGGCCTGTTTGAGAGCTGTGCTCtcgcttacggccataccaccctgaacacgcccgatctcgtctgatctcggaagctaagcagggtcgggcctggttagtacttggatgggagaccgcctgggaataccaggtgctgtaagctttttcacttccctttacaaccagcagagggcgctgtggctgctgctgcttcagagcagacagagactgGATGAACAGCAGCTTGTTGGAGAAGCTTTGGCCATACACAGCCAATATACTCGgctcagcacattttctgctgctgctgctcacttgtGGCTCGAACAGGAAATACTTCAGATTGAAAGGATGTCTCCCAAAGCGCAGGAAAcatcacacaacagccacaaatCACTCAGAACGCGGTGCCAGCAGTGACTACGTGTACAGATGTAGGAGCAGGTGGCGTTGCATGAGCTATAAAAGGCCTGTTTGAGAGCTGTGCTCTCGCtcacggccataccaccctgaacacgcccgatctcgtctgatctcggaagctaagcagggtcgggcctggttagtacttggatgggagaccgcctgggaataccaggtgctgtaagctttttcacttccctttacaaccagcagagggcgctgtggctgctgctgcttcagagcagacagagactgGATGAACAGCAGCTTGTTGGAGAAGCTTTGGCCATACACAGCCAATATACTCGgctcagcacattttctgctgctgctgctcacttgtGGCTCGAACAGGAAATACATCAGATTGAAAGGATGTCTCCCAAAGCGCAGGAAACATCACACAACAGCCACGAATCACTCAGAACGCGGTGCCAGCAGTGACTACGTGTACAGATGTAGGAGCAGGTGGCGTTGCATGAGCTATAAAAGGCCTGTTTGAGAGCTGTGCTCtcgcttacggccataccaccctgaacacgcccgatctcgtctgatctcggaagctaagcagggtcgggcctggttagtacttggatgggagaccgcctgggaataccaggtgctgtaagctttttcacttccctttacaaccagcagagggcgctgtggctgctgctgcttcagagcagacagagattGGATGAACAGCAGCTTGTTGGAGAAGCTTTGGCCATACACAGCCAATATACTCGgctcagcacattttctgctgctgctgctcacttgtGGCTCGAACAGGAAATACATCAGATTGAAAGGATGTCTCCCAAAGCGCAGGAAACATCACACAACAGCCACGAATCACTCAGAACGCGGTGCCAGCAGTGACTACGTGTACAGATGTAGGAGCAGGTGGCGTTGCATGAGCTATAAAAGGCCTGTTTGAGAGCTGTGCTCtcgcttacggccataccaccctgaacacgcccgatctcgtctgatctcggaagctaagcagggtcgggcctggttagtacttggatgggagaccgcctgggaataccaggtgctgtaagctttttcacttccctttacaaccagcagagggcgctgtggctgctgctgcttcagagcagacagagactgGATGAACAGCAGCTTGTTGGAGAAGCTTTGGCCATACACAGCCAATATACTCGgctcagcacattttctgctgctgctgctcacttgtGGCTCGAACAGGAAATACATCAGATTGAAAGGATGTCTCCCAAAGCGCAGGAAACATCACACAACAGCCACGAATCACTCAGAACGCGGTGCCAGCAGTGACTACGTGTACAGATGTAGGAGCAGGTGGCGTTGCATGAGCTATAAAAGGCCTGTTTGAGAGCTGTGCTCtcgcttacggccataccaccctgaacacgcccgatctcgtctgatctcggaagctaagcagggtcgggcctggttagtacttggatgggagaccgcctgggaataccaggtgctgtaagctttttcacttccctttacaaccagcagagggcgctgtggctgctgctgcttcagagcagacagagactgGATGAACAGCAGCTTGTTGGAGAAGCTTTGGCCATACACAGCCAATATACTCGgctcagcacattttctgctgctgctgctcacttgtGGCTCGAACAGGAAATACATCAGATTGAAAGGATGTCTCCCAAAGCGCAGGAAACATCACACAACAGCCACGAATCACTCAGAACGCGGTGCCAGCAGTGACTACGTGTACAGATGTAGGAGCAGGTGGCGTTGCATGAGCTATAAAAGGCCTGTTTGAGAGCTGTGCTCtcgcttacggccataccaccctgaacacgcccgatctcgtctgatctcggaagctaagcagggtcgggcctggttagtacttggatgggagaccgcctgggaataccaggtgctgtaagctttttcacttccctttacaaccagcagagggcgctgtggctgctgctgcttcagagcagacagagactgGATGAACAGCAGCTTGTTGGAGAAGCTTTGGCCATACACAGCCAATATACTCGgctcagcacattttctgctgctgctgctcacttgtGGCTCGAACAGGAAATACATCAGATTGAAAGGATGTCTCCCAAAGCGCAGGAAACATCACACAACAGCCACGAATCACTCAGAACGCGGTGCCAGCAGTGACTACGTGTACAGATGTAGGAGCAGGTGGCGTTGCATGAGCTATAAAAGGCCTAATTGAGAGCTGTGCTCtcgcttacggccataccaccctgaacacgcctgatctcgtctgatctcggaagctaagcagggtcgggcctggttagtacttggatgggagaccgcctgggaataccaggtgctgtaagctttttcacttccctttacaaccagcagagggcgctgtggctgctgctgcttcagagcagacagagattGGATGAACAGCAGCTTGTTGGAGAAGCTTTGGCCATACACAGCCAATATACTCGgctcagcacattttctgctgctgctcacttgtGGCTCGAACAGGAAATACATCAGATTGAAAGGATGTCTCCCAAAGCGCAGGAAACATCACACAACAGCCACGAATCACTCAGAACGCGGTGCCAGCAGTGACTACGTGTACAGATGTAGGAGCAGGTGGCGTTGCATGAGCTATAAAAGGCCTGTTTGAGAGCTGTGCTCtcgcttacggccataccaccctgaacacgcccgatctcgtctgatctcggaagctaagcagggtcgggcctggttagtacttggatgggagaccgcctgggaataccaggtgctgtaagctttttcacttccctttacaaccagcagagggcgctgtggctgctgctgcttcagagcagacagagactgGATGAACAGCAGCTTGTTGGAGAAGCTTTGGCCATACACAGCCAATATACTCGgctcagcacattttctgctgctgctgctcacttgtGGCTCGAACAGGAAATACATCAGATTGAAAGGATGTCTCCCAAAGCGCAGGAAACATCACACAACAGCCACGAATCACTCAGAACGCGGTGCCAGCAGTGACTACGTGTACAGATGTAGGAGCAGGTGGCGTTGCATGAGCTATAAAAGGCCTGTTTGAGAGCTGTGCTCtcgcttacggccataccaccctgaacacgcccgatctcgtctgatctcggaagctaagcagggtcgggcctggttagtacttggatgggagaccgcctgggaataccaggtgctgtaagctttttcacttccctttacaaccagcagagggcgctgtggctgctgctgcttcagagcagacagagactgGATGAACAGCAGCTTGTTGGAGAAGCTTTGGCCATACACAGCCAATATACTCGgctcagcacattttctgctgctgctgctcacttgtGGCTCGAACAGGAAATACATCAGATTGAAAGGATGTCTCCCAAAGCGCAGGAAACATCACACAACAGCCACGAATCACTCAGAACGCGGTGCCAGCAGTGACTACGTGTACAGATGTAGGAGCAGGTGGCGTTGCATGAGCTATAAAAGGCCTGTTTGAGAGCTGTGCTCtcgcttacggccataccaccctgaacacgcccgatctcgtctgatctcggaagctaagcagggtcgggcctggttagtacttggatgggagaccgcctgggaataccaggtgctgtaagctttttcacttccctttacaaccagcagagggcgctgtggctgctgctgcttcagagcagacagagactgGATGAACAGCAGCTTGCTGGAGAAGCTTTGGCCATACACAGCCAATATACTCGgctcagcacattttctgctgctgctgctcacttgtGGCTCGAACAGGAAATACATCAGATTGAAAGGATGTCTCCCAAAGCGCAGGAAACATCACACAACAGCCACGAATCACTCAGAACGCGGTGCCAGCAGTGACTACGTGTACAGATGTAGGAGCAGGTGGCGTTGCATGAGCTATAAAAGGCCTGTTTGAGAGCTGTGCTCtcgcttacggccataccaccctgaacacgcccgatctcgtctgatctcggaagctaagcagggtcgggcctggt includes:
- the dglucy gene encoding D-glutamate cyclase, mitochondrial gives rise to the protein MLTVGRAARHPLTYPLTYVRSISKSAMFSGYQQANVIILPNHLANDFEAFCRHNPAPLPLLYRSQSQETSCLPLARHTDIRTDISQYCVYEKGQLVKTVSSLQSYTNQPRITSEQQAVHRSHQWSDMVCFYLGCSFGFEGRLKAAGVPVRNVEQGSNVSMYRTAVPCVPAGAFSCPLVVTMRPVPAAMLNAAVEVTYLIPQAHGAPVHIGDPAFLGIQDLSRPDYGDPVELQPGDVTVFWACGVTAIEAILCNKPSLAFSHSPGCMFLTDIPDSSDLPYTRPSPELTPLCFLVSHNPLLYSLASQRAVARIRQLETIIGEDPGQRGIKALAVQDELLHSCLALSHSSSVAITTGFPTHYMHSPPDETDGPPGAIAIATMLLSLGKQVTMVTDRRALEMNQAIIDEAVKTGVLKTAIPLVTFDDSGPDAPLHFLCHDGDPSKPRYNHLVAIERTGRAADGNYYNMRGINIKHLVDPIDNLFLAAKDIPGILTTGVGDGGNELGMGKVKEKVKSLMPNGSLIACDIPADYAITAGVSNWGGYAVACGLYLLHTCPSHQRYLKKGLGVEHTAPQEKLQDWTANLPSVDKEESFLSTLVRFGIRSGKTGHLAMEVDGLTFHPTHSDIITRLLKVTLGSTSLNA